The stretch of DNA GTTCCCTGCCGCGACCAGGGAGCGCACCCCCCATTCCCAGCGCTCACAGAACGAATCGAACGCAGACGTGAGCCCGCCATGGCCCAGCTCAAGGCCCGTCAGGGCGATCTCCTGAAAACCGCGACCGGCACTGGCCGCACCGATCGGACCGAGCTCCTTGAGCTCTTCCAGAGTCAGGTTGATCCCCTGGGCGATCAGGTTCAGGCCGCCTGTTGCCAGATCGGACTGGTCGTCACTCACTTTCCACTCTCCCCGTATTCATCCGCGTACTCGTCCGCGTCGACCGCGACCGCGGCAGGGACGACCCCCAGCACCGGCGGAAGCAGCACCTCGTCCCCTTCGCTTCCTACGTCCATGGCCACACCGCAGGGAACGCCGGCCACCGGCACGACCCCGTCCAGCAGCCGGGCGCCGAGCAGGCGTTGGTACTCCCACTCGCGAGCACCGTCCCCGCGCATGACCGCGAACCGGGCCAGCGCTGTCTCGTCCGAGAAGGCGTAGATCCATCGGACGCCGTTGAAATCCGCGATGAGCGGGCATGCGTCCTCACCGAGCGGAAGCAGCACGGCAGTGCGCCGGAACTCACCGAGCAGAGCGGCGAACTCCCGGCGTATTCGGAGGCTGTCGTCCCGCGCATCGGGCACGACAGCCGCAGGCACGGTCATGTCGGCCAGATCCGCGAGGCGGGACCGTCGACCGTGCCCCGGCCGACTTCCTTCCCCGTTGTCGTCGATCATGGTTGGAATCCTCGTACGGTCTGGATCTGGCGGTGGAACTCAGAACTCCCCAGCCACCAACCCCGTCTGCACCAACGGCTTCCCCCGCCGTCGTGAAACGAAGGTCCCTCGCCCCGCCGGCATCGGCCGCGGCCGCACCCCGCCCAGGATGTCGCCCTCGCCCGGATCCCCGGCGAGCACCACACCCTGCGCGCCAAGCTCCTTCATCCGCTGCATGAAGGGTTCGTACGACGCCCGTCCCGCGCCCGCCGTCGACCGCGCGATGATGAAGCGGACGCCCACATCACGGGCGAAGGGAAGCAGCTCGGTGAGCTGGCCCAGCGGGTTGCCGCTCGACGTGGACACCAGGTCGTAGTCGTCGACGATCACGTACACCGTCGGTCCTCGCCACCAGCTGCGTTCGCGGAGTTGCCGGGCGGTGACCTCGGCCGTCGGCGTGCGGCGGTTCATCAGGTCGGCCAGGGCCGTCATGTGGTGGTCCATGGCGTTGGACATGGGGATGTACTCCGCCAGGTGCGAGGCCGGGGTCACGTCGAGGAGGGAGCGGCGGTTGTCGACCACGAAGATTTTGCATTCGTCGCCGCTGTAGCGCTCGGTGAGGCGGGTGATCAGCAGGCGAAGCAGGTTCGACTTGCCCGACTCGCTCTCGCCGAAGACGAAGAAGAACGGGTCCTGTTCGAAGTCCACGAAGACCGGTTCGAGGTTGGTCTCGTCGAGAGCGAAGGACACACCACGGTTCGGGAAGACGTTGCCCGGCGGGAGCTGGTCGGAGGGGAGCTCCCTCGGCAGGAGGCGGACCTTCGGTGCACCCGGCTCCGTCCAGTGGCGGGACACCTCGGCGGTCAGGGTGGCCGTGGCATCCGCGAGGTCCGTGTCGGACGACAGACCGTCGATGCGCGGGACCGCCGCCATGAAGTGCTGCTTCTGAGGGGACTGGCCCCGGCCTGGCACCCCTGCCGGGACATTGGCGGCGACCTTGCGGTCGAACTCGGAGTCCATGGTGTCGCCGAGGCGCAGTTCGAGGCGGTTCATGAGGTGGTCCTTGAGATTCGCGCGGACCTCCATCGACCTCGATGCCGAAAGGACCAGGTGGACTCCGTAACCGAGGCCGCGCGCCGCGATGTCCAGGACCGCGGGCTCCAAGCCCTCGTAATCCGAGCGGAAGTTGCCCCATCCGTCGATGATCAGGAAGACGTCGCCCCACGGCTGGTCGGCGACCGAGATGTCACCGCGGGCCCTTCGCGCCCGGAAGTCCGCGATCGACGCGATGCCGGACGTACGGAAGTACTCCTCGCGGCGCGTCATCACGCCGTACACCTCGGCGACCGTGCGCCGCACCCGCTCGGGGTCGAGGCGTGAGGCGACCCCGCCGACGTGCGGGAGGTCGGCGACGGCCGCCATGCCACCGCCGCCGAAGTCCAGGCCGTAGAGCTGCACTTCACGCGGAGTGTGCGTGAGGGCGAAGGACGCCATCAGGGAGCGCAGCAAGGTCGACTTGCCGGACTGCGGGCCACCGACGATCTGCATGTGGCCCGCCGCGCCCGAGAAGTCGCACCACAGTGCGTCACGACGCTGCTCGTAGGGCTTGTCGACCAGGCCGAGGGGGATGACGAGCCGCCCCGCTCCCTCGTAGCCGGGTTGCGTGAGCCCACGCCCCGGTACGGCCGTGAGCCCCGGAAGCAGCGCGTCCAGGGACGGTGGACTCTCCAGGGGCGGCAGCCACACCTGATGGGCCGCCGGGCCCTGCGCCTCCAGGCGGCGCACGATGACGTCCAGGACGGTGTCGGCCAGCGCGTCGTCCGGGTCCGCCGGTGACGGCGTACGCGGCTCCGGCACCGCTGGCGCGGAATAGCGAACAGGAACCTCGGCCGCCGTGAAGAGCACCGGACGGCGGTCCACCGGCCGCGGCCCGCCCAGCGCCGCGGCCTGCTGCGAACCCGAGCGGTAGACCCCGGAGACATACGCCGCCTTGAAGCGCACCATCTCGTCCGTGCCGTACTTCAGGTAGCCGGAGCCGGGCACGTTCGGCAGCTGGTACGCGTCCGGGACCCCGAGCGCCGCGCGCGACTCGGCAGCGGAGAACGTCCGCAGACCGACGCGGTACGAAAGGTAGGTCTCCAGGCCGCGAAGCCGACCCTCCTCCAGGCGCTGCGAGGCCAGCAGCAGATGCACGCCGAGTGAGCGGCCGATGCGGCCGATCTGCACGAACATCTCGATGAAGTCCGGTTTGGAGGTCAGGAGTTCGCTGAACTCGTCGATGACGAGGACCAGAGAAGGGATCGGCTGGAGCGGGGCCCCTGCCGCGCGCGCCTTCTCGTAGTCGTGGATGTTGGCGTAGTTGCCCGAGTCGCGCAGCAGTTCCTGGCGCCGGTTGAGCTCGCCGCGGATGGAGTCGCCCATGCGGTCGACGAGCGTCAGGTCGTCCGCCAGGTTGGTGATCACGGCGGCGACGTGCGGCATCTGCGCCATCCCGGCGAAGGTCGCACCGCCCTTGAAGTCGGCAAGAACGAAGTTCAGGCTCTCGGAGGAGTGGGTGACCGCGAGGCCGAGCACCAGAGTGCGCAGCAGCTCCGACTTGCCGGAACCGGTGGCTCCCACGCACAGACCGTGCGGGCCCATGCCCTCCTGCGCGGCCTCCTTGAGGTCCAGCATCACGGGGCGGCCGTCCTCGCCGACGCCGATCGGCACGCGCAACCGCTCGGCCTGCGCGCGCGGGCGCCACGTCCGGGCCGTGTCGACCGAGTTCGCGTCGCCCAGGCTCAGCAGATCCGTGAACTCGAGGTTGGCGAGGAGCGGTTCGTCGTCGTCCCCGCCCGATGCCACCCGCAGCGGGGCCAGCTGCCGGGCCAGCGCCTCGGCAGCCTCGTAGGAGAGGAGGTCGGGCGTGCCCTCGTACACCAGGCCGTGTCCGGATTCGATGCGCAGCGACCTCGGCTGCACGACGAGGGAAAGCCCACCCCGCCCGCCCGTCAGTTCTCCCGGCACGACCTCCAGGACCGTCACTCCCTGCAGCCCCTCAGGGGAGGCCAGGACCGACATGGGAGGCAGTGACAGGCCATCGAGTACGACGACGATGTGTGGCTCGTCCGGCACATGAGACCCACCCGGGTGGAAACGGGGGCGGCCCTGCAGCCGGGCGGAGAGCATCGCCTCGAGCTCCACCGGGTCGCCGGTGATCAGACGGCGGCTGCCCGCACCGTCCGCGCTGCCCTGCGTCTGGCAGTGCGGGAGCCACTTGGACCACTCCCACTCCGGAGCGGCCGCGCGCCCCGCCGCGACCGCGACGACCAGGTCCTGCGGGGAGTGCAGCGACGCGAGAGAGCCGGTCAGCGCACGAGCCGCTGCCCGCACCGTGCCGGGGTCACCGCTGACCGTCACGTGGTAGAAGGCCCGCAGGGAGACCGCCATCGGCAGGTCCTCCAGCGTGCTGTGGGCGGCGAGGAAGCGCTGCATCGCCCCCGCGGTGAGCGGCTCCAGTTCGTCCACCGCGGCGGTCTGCGGCGGAACGAGTGGCGTGGCGAGCGACTGCGGACCGAGCCCGACGCGCACCTGCCCGAAGTCCTCGTCCCCCGTGCGGCGTTCCCAGATCCGGCTGCCCTCGGCGACCAGCGCCCACAGTTGTTCGGGGGAGGGGTGGAGGTAGTACTGCGCGTCACGCTGTGCCCTCGCGGCATCCAGCGCCTGGCGCCGGGTCTGCTTCAGGTACCGGAGGTAGTCGCGCCGCATGTCGGCCAACTGGCCCTGCGTCCCGCGCCGGTAGCGGATCAGCATCGCGACGGACATGGCCACCGTCGAGGCGACCATCACCATGCCCATGATCTTCATGAACGGATGCGAACTGGGCATGAAGAAGAACACCACGGACCCGCCCATGCCCAGCATGGGAAGGAGTTGCATCATCGCGCCCTCCTGCTGCCCACGCGGCAGTTCGGGCGGCGGCTGCAGCACGATTTCTTCGGTGGGCACCTGAGACGGCAGAGCCCGAGGTGGGCGCTTCACGACGATGTGGCTCACTACGCACCAATTCCCCTACAGGGCCGAGGTGTTCCGTCCGCCGCCCCGTTTCAGGCGGACGCAGGCCGCTGTGTGATCCTACTGATACGGGTGGTGACCGGTCGGCGGTAGGGTGCCGCTGTGCGCGTGAGCACCTGCTAATCCGGCCGTAGAGCCGCCTGTCCAACTGGCCGATGTATCGGTGCATTTAGCCGTATGTGGTGAGGGTCGCCACCAAGAACCAGCCAGCTGGGTCAGATCGCGCCGCGATGCACCACGCGAATGCGGCACAGTCGGCGGAGACGCCGCGCACGCAGCACCAGCTGCCGCGCACGCGGCACCAGCACCAGCACCACTGATGACATCGCCATCAGGACCACAGCATGGAGGGGGAGCAGCAAGGTGAGCATGACGGCCTCCGCGACGGCTACCGGATCGGGACGGTCCGGCCAGGGAACACCTCCGGGACCCGCCTCCGGAACCGGCGCGGGATTCGGCTTCTGCCGCGTCACCATCGTCGCGCCCGACAGCCGGATCGACGTGGCGCTGCCCGATGACATCCCGGTCGCCGACATCTACCCGGAGATCCTGCGCCTCTCCCGGCAGAGCCCCGCCGAAGGCGCCCCTGTCGGCTACCACCTCGTACGCCGTGACGGCGCCGTGCTGGACAGCGCCCGATCCTTCGCGGCGCAGCGCATCCTCGACGGCGAGCTCCTCACCCTGCGTCCGTTCTCCGAGTCGTTGCCGCCGGCCGTCTTCGACGACGTGTCCGAGGCCGTCGCCTCCGCGGTGACGCGCGATCGCACGCTGTGGGACGGCGACTCGACGCGCGTGGCAGGACTCATCGGCGGCGCCGTGCTGCCGGCCCTCATCGCCTTCGTGGCCTGGACCGCAGAGCCCCGCCACGACATGAACGGCCTGCCGGGCATCCTCGCCGCCGTCGCGGGTCTGCTGCTGCTCACGCTCGCCTGCGTGCGTGCGCGGATCTACGACGACCGGGCCTCGGCCATCGCTCTCGGCCTCGGCGCTCTGCCGAACGTGGCCGTGGCCGGCTCCGGTCTGCTGCCCCTCACCGAGGGGCAGGGCATCGGCAGGCTCCAGTTCCTGCTCGCCTGCACGGCCGTACTCATCGCCTCGGTGATCCTCGCCCTGGTGTCGCCGCGCGGGGACGGCCCGTTCGTGGCCTTCGTCTTCGCCTCCGCCGTCGGCCTGCTCACCGTGTTCATCGCGACGCTCAGCAGCCTGGAACCGGTCGAGACCGCGGCGCTCTGCGCCCCGCTGGCCGTAGGTGCCCTCGCGTTCCTGCCGGGTCTGTCCATGCGGTTCGCCCGTATCCCCATCGGCTTCGAGTCCCCGCACGCCGCACGCAACGAGTACGGCGCTGAGCCAGAGCCGCAGCAGCCTGTCGACGCCGAGCGCATCGCCGCCCAGGCCCGCCGCGGCCACGAACTGCTCGTCGGCCTGGTGGGTGGCTGCGCCTTGGTGTCCGTCGGTGGGGCCGCGGTGCTCGGCTTCTCCGACGATGTCTGGGGGCAGCTGCTTGCCCTCGCTACCGGCATCGCGATGCTGATGCGCGCCCAGCTCTTCCGTTACACGGCTCAGGTCGCCTCGACGCTGGCCGCGGGCCTGGCGGGACTCGTGCTGCTCGGGCTCGGCTTCTGCCTCAACCCGCCGCACGCACTGATGCGCGATGCCCTGCTCGGCGACAGTTCGGCCCTCAACGTACGAACGCTGTGGCTGATCGCGGCGATCGCGGCCGCCTCCGCACTGGTCACTGCCGTAGGTCTCATCACGTCACGCCGAGGAGTCACCCCCTTTTGGGGCCGCTTCACTGAAATCGCGGAAGGCTTCGTCCTGCTGACGTTGGTCCCGCTGACCCTGGCCGTCTTCGACGTGTATGCCTCAGCACGAGCTCTGACCAGCTGACAGCTGCGCTCTACGCGTCAGCCCGCGTCCCGGCTGACCTCGCCCGCTGCCGGCTCCAGATCGAACTCCCCGTCCCGGGCTCCGAGCACGAAGGCCCGCCACTCCGCCTCGGTGTACCGCAGCACTGTCTCGGGCTCGATGGACGACCGCATGGCTACGGCGCCGTCCGGCAGGTACGCGATCTCGACCCGCTCCTCGTGTGCCTCGGCGCCCGGTGCGCTGTGCCACTCCACGCCGGAGATGTCGAGAGCGTAGAGCTCGTTCTTCTCGCGCTCTTTGCGAGCCTGGACGTCCTCGTGCTGTGCCTCGGCCATGGCGCGACGGCCCCTTCCACCTGTGCGAACCAACCGTGGGCTCAGAGTACTTGGCAGGCCGGAAGGTACGCAGCGCAATGGCCTCGTCACCTGGGGTTCCGGTCGCAGGTCCCCCAATCCTGAACGGAGGGTGGCGAAAGCGCGGAGATAAGGTGACGCGCGCATCGCGCGGAACCTGAACCAGTGGGCATTTGCGGTGAGTTCACCCGTAACTTCGCGCGAAGCGACGCCCCTTCGAACCAGAAAGGCCCCGCCACGTGAGTCACGGCCCGCCCCATTCCCCCTTTACTCAGTCCGTCCTGAGCGCGGAGAGGGAGAACAAGAAGCGTCGCGCGAGGGTGCTGGCCGTTCTGCTGGCAGTGGTTCTCTGTGTGGGCAGCGGTGTCGTCTGGGCGGTGACCGACGGCGAGCAGCCACAGCCGAAGAAGCCGACCGCCGTGCGGCAGGCACCGGACGACATCCGGGACACCGTCGAGGAGTCCCCCCGGAGCCCCGAGGCCGATCTCGCCGTCGACTACAACGAAAAAGAGTTCAAGAAGAGGTTCGGGCGCGAGACCGTTCACGCGCCCGGCGCGTGGGCGACGGAGAAGAACTTCGTCCGGGGGACCGGCAGCACGCTCAAGGGCTTCAAGTTCGGCACGTCCAAGGAGGACTGGTCCACCGAGCTGACCGGCCCGATATGCGACACCACCCGCCACGTCACCGCCGACGGACGCACGGCTGTCCTCCTCCAGGAGAAGGGTGACAAGCCCAAGCCCAAGGGCAAGGACGAGAAGAGCAAGAAGAAGAGCAAGAAGGACAAGGGGAAGAGATCCAAGGACAAGAGCCGCAAAGCCGAGGACCCCGACAAGTTCCTCTGTACCCAGCTGGCCTTCTTCGACTTGAACACCGGCGAGAAGCTCTGGCAGGTGAAGCTGCCCGACGCCGAGGAAGCGTTCGCGCCGCACGCCAACGTGACCATGACGCGTGGCACGGTCGCCGTGGCCTGGAGCCAGGGCTCGGTCGCGTACGACATGAAGCACGGGCGGCAACTGTGGACGAGCGCGGCCTCTGCGGAGTGCCGGGACCTCGGCTTCGCGGGCGGGCGCGACCTCCTTGCCCTCGTCCGGTGCGGGGACACCGAGGAGCCCCGGTTCAAGGTGCAGAAGGTGCGGCCCCGGACGGCTGAGCCGGAGTGGACCTACAAGGTGGCGCGCGGGGTCGAGCGCGTCTACTTGGTCTCGTCCGACCCCGCGGTGCTTGCCGTCTCGACCGCGGGTACCGCCGTGACGGACTTGATCACTCTCGATGACCGAGGCGACTACCGGGCCACGATCGACATGCCGGAAGGCCGCTTCGTCGACAATTGCCACAAGCCGCTCTTCGGGACCGTGGAAACGTGTGACGCGATCGCGGTCGGGCGGGACCAGCTGTTCCTGGCGGCCTCCAAGGGGACGCCCGCGGACAACTGGATCGCCTCGTACGACCTCGGCACCGGGAAGACCGTCAAGAAGTTCGACTCCAAGCCGGACCGTCCGATGTACCCCTTGCGGGTGAGCGGCGGCAGGCTGCTCGCTTTCCGGCCGAGCGACGACGGTGTCTCACCGGCCGCCGTGGTGAGCCTTGACCCGCGTACGGGCAAGGAGGCCCCGTATCTGCTCTTCGGCATGCCGGACCGCATCGGGATGGAGAATCCGGAGGAGAACGAGATCATCATCGAGCACGGCCGGGTCTTCTTCGCCCCCCGGGAGCTGTCCGCGGAGGACAGTGGACCCTGGAAGGGCACGGCCTTCAGCGCGCTGGGAGTCGAAGGCGCATGAAGCGCAGAGCCTGAAGCAGTGCGGGGCCTGAAGCGGTGCGGGGCCTGAAGCAGCGCAGGCCCCGAAGGGGCGCGGGCTCAGAAGCATAGGGGTGGGGAACGGCGCGGCAGGGGCCTCAGGGGGACTGGACAGGAGCCCTGTCGGCTGTCCACGACCCGACTGGTACCCTGTGTAACGGCCGTATGTGTACGCGCCCCCGGACCCCCAAGGTCGACACCTCGACCAAGGACCTGAGGGCAGCGCCCAGCGGACCTCGCCTTCCGAGTTGTGGAAGCTCCCCTGCGATGTAGACCAGGGGCACTCGGTGGCCACGAAAAGACTACGAGGAGTAAGCGTGTCGCTCGACGCCGCTACGAAGAAGCAGATCATGACCGAGTTCGGCCAGAAGGAGGGCGACACCGGCTCCCCCGAGGTCCAGGTCGCCATGCTCTCGCGCCGCATCTCGGACCTGACCGAGCACCTGAAGACCCACAAGCACGACCACCACTCCCGTCGTGGTCTGCTGATCCTGGTCGGTCAGCGTCGCCGTCTGCTGCAGTACCTGGCCAAGAAGGACATCAAGCGCTTCCGTGCGCTGGTGGACCGTCTGGGCATCCGTCGCGGTGCGGCGGGCGCCAAGTAAGACATCGTGAAGGGAGCGGTTCCCACGCAAGAGGGGGCCGCTCCCTTTGCTGTACGTGCGCGTTGTCACCGACGCTTTGTAGTCTGGTGACATAAGCACGTCCCCGCGGGTAGGGATCACCATGGTCCAGCACCCGGGGGACACCCAGCAGGACCTCACGAAGGAGAGGCGCACCAGCCGCCGCCGATCTTCGGTAGTGGCTTCCGGGCGAAACCCCCGGGAGCTTCGATCGAAGACCGGCCCGCACACACGGCGCGTTTCTCCACACAGTCCCTGTCCACGAAGGACGCATGGGGCGCCGCTCCCGGGCCACACGGGCCCAGGGGCGAGAAGACGAAACGTAGACACGTAGGAGAACAGTGGAGAACGAGACCCACTACGCCGAGGCTGTTATCGACAACGGCACGTTCGGCACCCGCACCATCCGCTTCGAGACGGGCCGCCTGGCCAAGCAGGCCGCAGGCTCCGCCGTCGCGTACCTGGACGACGACACCATGGTGCTGTCGGCCACCTCCGCTTCCAAGCGGCCCAAGGACCAGCTCGACTTCTTCCCCCTCACGGTGGACGTCGAGGAGCGGCAGTACGCCGCCGGCAAGATCCCCGGATCGTTCTTCCGCCGTGAAGGCCGTCCCTCCGAGGACGCGATCCTGACCTGCCGCCTGATCGACCGCCCGCTGCGTCCTTCTTTCAAGAAGGGCCTGCGTAACGAGATCCAGATCGTCGAGACGATCATGGCGCTCAACCCCGACCACCTGTACGACGTGGTCGCGATCAACGCCGCCTCCTGCTCCACGCAGCTGGCCGGCCTGCCCTTCTCGGGCCCGATCGGCGGCACGCGCGTGGCGCTCATCAAGGGCCAGTGGGTCGCCTTCCCGACGCACACCGAGCTCGAGGACGCCGTCTTCGACATGGTCGTCGCTGGTCGCGTCCTCGAGGACGGCGACGTCGCGATCATGATGGTCGAGGCCGAGGCCACCGAGAAGACCATCCAGCTCGTCAAGGACGGCGCGGAGGCCCCCACGGAGGAGGTCGTCGCCGCCGGTCTCGAGGCCGCGAAGCCCTTCATCAAGGCGCTCTGCAAGGCCCAGTCGGACCTCGCCGCCAAGGCCGCCAAGCCCACCGGCGAGTTCCCGGTCTTCCTGGACTACCAGGACGACGTCCTGGAGGCCCTGACCGCCGCCGTGAAGTCGGAGCTCTCCCAGGCGCTGACCATCGCCGGCAAGCAGGAGCGCGAGACCGAGCTCGACCGCATCAAGGAGATCGCCTCCGAGAAGCTGCTCCCGCAGTTCGAGGGCCGCGAGAAGGAGATCTCCGGTGCGTACCGCGCGCTGACCAAGAAGCTGGTCCGCGAGCGCGTCATCAAGGACAAGGTCCGCATCGACGGCCGTGGCCTCACGGACATCCGTACGCTCGCCGCCGAGGTCGAGGCCATCCCGCGCGTGCACGGCTCGGCGCTGTTCGAGCGTGGCGAGACCCAGATCCTGGGCGTCACCACCCTCAACATGCTCCGCATGGAGCAGCAGCTCGACACCCTTTCCCCGGTGACGCGCAAGCGCTACATGCACAACTACAACTTCCCGCCGTACTCGGTCGGCGAGACCGGCCGCGTCGGTTCGCCGAAGCGCCGCGAGATCGGCCACGGCGCGCTCGCCGAGCGCGCGATCGTGCCCGTGCTCCCGTCGCGCGAGGACTTCCCGTACGCGATCCGTCAGGTCTCCGAGGCCCTCGGTTCGAACGGCTCGACGTCCATGGGCTCGGTCTGTGCCTCGACGATGTCGCTGCTGAACGCCGGTGTGCCGCTGAAGGCCGCCGTCGCCGGTATCGCCATGGGTCTGATCTCCGAGGAGATCGACGGCGACACGCACTACGTCGCCCTCACC from Streptomyces sp. BA2 encodes:
- the eccCa gene encoding type VII secretion protein EccCa, translating into MSHIVVKRPPRALPSQVPTEEIVLQPPPELPRGQQEGAMMQLLPMLGMGGSVVFFFMPSSHPFMKIMGMVMVASTVAMSVAMLIRYRRGTQGQLADMRRDYLRYLKQTRRQALDAARAQRDAQYYLHPSPEQLWALVAEGSRIWERRTGDEDFGQVRVGLGPQSLATPLVPPQTAAVDELEPLTAGAMQRFLAAHSTLEDLPMAVSLRAFYHVTVSGDPGTVRAAARALTGSLASLHSPQDLVVAVAAGRAAAPEWEWSKWLPHCQTQGSADGAGSRRLITGDPVELEAMLSARLQGRPRFHPGGSHVPDEPHIVVVLDGLSLPPMSVLASPEGLQGVTVLEVVPGELTGGRGGLSLVVQPRSLRIESGHGLVYEGTPDLLSYEAAEALARQLAPLRVASGGDDDEPLLANLEFTDLLSLGDANSVDTARTWRPRAQAERLRVPIGVGEDGRPVMLDLKEAAQEGMGPHGLCVGATGSGKSELLRTLVLGLAVTHSSESLNFVLADFKGGATFAGMAQMPHVAAVITNLADDLTLVDRMGDSIRGELNRRQELLRDSGNYANIHDYEKARAAGAPLQPIPSLVLVIDEFSELLTSKPDFIEMFVQIGRIGRSLGVHLLLASQRLEEGRLRGLETYLSYRVGLRTFSAAESRAALGVPDAYQLPNVPGSGYLKYGTDEMVRFKAAYVSGVYRSGSQQAAALGGPRPVDRRPVLFTAAEVPVRYSAPAVPEPRTPSPADPDDALADTVLDVIVRRLEAQGPAAHQVWLPPLESPPSLDALLPGLTAVPGRGLTQPGYEGAGRLVIPLGLVDKPYEQRRDALWCDFSGAAGHMQIVGGPQSGKSTLLRSLMASFALTHTPREVQLYGLDFGGGGMAAVADLPHVGGVASRLDPERVRRTVAEVYGVMTRREEYFRTSGIASIADFRARRARGDISVADQPWGDVFLIIDGWGNFRSDYEGLEPAVLDIAARGLGYGVHLVLSASRSMEVRANLKDHLMNRLELRLGDTMDSEFDRKVAANVPAGVPGRGQSPQKQHFMAAVPRIDGLSSDTDLADATATLTAEVSRHWTEPGAPKVRLLPRELPSDQLPPGNVFPNRGVSFALDETNLEPVFVDFEQDPFFFVFGESESGKSNLLRLLITRLTERYSGDECKIFVVDNRRSLLDVTPASHLAEYIPMSNAMDHHMTALADLMNRRTPTAEVTARQLRERSWWRGPTVYVIVDDYDLVSTSSGNPLGQLTELLPFARDVGVRFIIARSTAGAGRASYEPFMQRMKELGAQGVVLAGDPGEGDILGGVRPRPMPAGRGTFVSRRRGKPLVQTGLVAGEF
- the eccD gene encoding type VII secretion integral membrane protein EccD, with protein sequence MSMTASATATGSGRSGQGTPPGPASGTGAGFGFCRVTIVAPDSRIDVALPDDIPVADIYPEILRLSRQSPAEGAPVGYHLVRRDGAVLDSARSFAAQRILDGELLTLRPFSESLPPAVFDDVSEAVASAVTRDRTLWDGDSTRVAGLIGGAVLPALIAFVAWTAEPRHDMNGLPGILAAVAGLLLLTLACVRARIYDDRASAIALGLGALPNVAVAGSGLLPLTEGQGIGRLQFLLACTAVLIASVILALVSPRGDGPFVAFVFASAVGLLTVFIATLSSLEPVETAALCAPLAVGALAFLPGLSMRFARIPIGFESPHAARNEYGAEPEPQQPVDAERIAAQARRGHELLVGLVGGCALVSVGGAAVLGFSDDVWGQLLALATGIAMLMRAQLFRYTAQVASTLAAGLAGLVLLGLGFCLNPPHALMRDALLGDSSALNVRTLWLIAAIAAASALVTAVGLITSRRGVTPFWGRFTEIAEGFVLLTLVPLTLAVFDVYASARALTS
- a CDS encoding DUF397 domain-containing protein; the encoded protein is MAEAQHEDVQARKEREKNELYALDISGVEWHSAPGAEAHEERVEIAYLPDGAVAMRSSIEPETVLRYTEAEWRAFVLGARDGEFDLEPAAGEVSRDAG
- a CDS encoding outer membrane protein assembly factor BamB family protein, whose amino-acid sequence is MLAVLLAVVLCVGSGVVWAVTDGEQPQPKKPTAVRQAPDDIRDTVEESPRSPEADLAVDYNEKEFKKRFGRETVHAPGAWATEKNFVRGTGSTLKGFKFGTSKEDWSTELTGPICDTTRHVTADGRTAVLLQEKGDKPKPKGKDEKSKKKSKKDKGKRSKDKSRKAEDPDKFLCTQLAFFDLNTGEKLWQVKLPDAEEAFAPHANVTMTRGTVAVAWSQGSVAYDMKHGRQLWTSAASAECRDLGFAGGRDLLALVRCGDTEEPRFKVQKVRPRTAEPEWTYKVARGVERVYLVSSDPAVLAVSTAGTAVTDLITLDDRGDYRATIDMPEGRFVDNCHKPLFGTVETCDAIAVGRDQLFLAASKGTPADNWIASYDLGTGKTVKKFDSKPDRPMYPLRVSGGRLLAFRPSDDGVSPAAVVSLDPRTGKEAPYLLFGMPDRIGMENPEENEIIIEHGRVFFAPRELSAEDSGPWKGTAFSALGVEGA
- the rpsO gene encoding 30S ribosomal protein S15, which gives rise to MSLDAATKKQIMTEFGQKEGDTGSPEVQVAMLSRRISDLTEHLKTHKHDHHSRRGLLILVGQRRRLLQYLAKKDIKRFRALVDRLGIRRGAAGAK
- a CDS encoding polyribonucleotide nucleotidyltransferase, which produces MENETHYAEAVIDNGTFGTRTIRFETGRLAKQAAGSAVAYLDDDTMVLSATSASKRPKDQLDFFPLTVDVEERQYAAGKIPGSFFRREGRPSEDAILTCRLIDRPLRPSFKKGLRNEIQIVETIMALNPDHLYDVVAINAASCSTQLAGLPFSGPIGGTRVALIKGQWVAFPTHTELEDAVFDMVVAGRVLEDGDVAIMMVEAEATEKTIQLVKDGAEAPTEEVVAAGLEAAKPFIKALCKAQSDLAAKAAKPTGEFPVFLDYQDDVLEALTAAVKSELSQALTIAGKQERETELDRIKEIASEKLLPQFEGREKEISGAYRALTKKLVRERVIKDKVRIDGRGLTDIRTLAAEVEAIPRVHGSALFERGETQILGVTTLNMLRMEQQLDTLSPVTRKRYMHNYNFPPYSVGETGRVGSPKRREIGHGALAERAIVPVLPSREDFPYAIRQVSEALGSNGSTSMGSVCASTMSLLNAGVPLKAAVAGIAMGLISEEIDGDTHYVALTDILGAEDAFGDMDFKVAGTKQFVTALQLDTKLDGIPASVLAAALKQARDARLHILDVMNEAIDVPDEMSPNAPRIITVKIPVDKIGEVIGPKGKMINQIQEDTGADITIEDDGTIYIGAAQGSQAEAARATINGIANPTMPEVGERYLGTVVKTTTFGAFVSLMPGKDGLLHISQIRKLAGGKRVENVEDVVGVGQKVQVEIAEIDSRGKLSLIPVIEGEEGDETKDDTDK